The Luteibacter flocculans genomic interval CCCCGTCCAGGCCGCGTTCGCCATCGGTACCCAGATCCGCTACCTCGACTTCAACGACACCTGGCTCGCTGCGGAGTGGGGTCACCCGTCGGACAACCTGGGCGCCATTCTTTCGGTGGCCGACTACCTCTCGCGCAAGGCGGCGAAGGAGGGCGGTGCGCCGCTCACCGTGCGCGACGTGCTTGGCTACGCCATCAAGGCCCACGAGATCCAGGGCTGCTACGCCCTCAAGAACAGCTTCAACCGGGTCGGCCAGGACCACGTGATTCTCGTTCGCCTGGCGTCCACGGCTGTGACCACGGCGATGCTGGGTGGCGGCAAGGACCAGATCACGACCGCGGTCTCGCATAGCTGGATCGACAACGGCGCCCTGCGCACGTACCGCCACGCTCCGAACACTGGTCCGCGCAAGAGCTGGGCGGCCGGCGACGCCTGCCGTCGTGCCGTCACCCACGCCATCAACGCCGTGTACCGCGACGTGGTGGGTTACCCGTCGGCCCTGTCGGCGAAGACCTGGGGCTATTACGACGTCGCCTTCAAGGGCAACGCCTTCGAATTCGAGCGCCCGTTCGGCAGCTACGTGATGGAGAACGTGTTGTTCAAGATCAGCTTCCCGGCCGAATTCCACGCCCAGACGGCAGTGGAATGCGCCATGCAACTGCACGCCCAGGTCGGCTCGCGCATCGACCAGATCGACAAGGTCGTCATCGAGACCCAGGAGGCCGGCGTCCGCATCATCGACAAGACCGGCCCGCTGGCGAACTACGCCGACCGCGACCACTGCATCCAGTACATGGTCGCCGTGCCGCTGATTTTCGGGCGTCTGACGGCTGACGATTACAACGACTCCGTGGCTGCCGATCCGCGCATCGACGCATTGCGCGAGAAAATGACCGTGGTCGAGAACAAGCAATTCACCAAGGATTACTTCGACCCCGAAAAGCGCTACATCGGCAATTCGGTGCAGGTTTTCTTCAAAGACGGCACATCGACCGAAAAGGTCTCGATCGATTTCCCGATCGGGCACCGCAAGCGCCGGGCGGAAGGCATCCCCGTGCTGCTCAAGAAATTCGAGGCTGCGCTGCGTGCGGAGATGCCCGCCGACCACGTGGAAAAGGTCCTGGCGATCACCGCTTCGCCCGAAAAACTGGACGCCATGCCCGTTCACGAGTTCATGACGCTCTTCACGGCTTGATAATGGCCGTGACTCAAGTATGAACGGCGGTATTTAGCATGTGCTCAAATGTTTGATTTTTGCTAAACTGCCGCCGCCCGTTGAAGGGGTATCAAAGCGAGGGACGGCTGAAGTCCCCGGATTCGATAAGAGTTCTACGCGCGATTTCCGTCTGGGGTGGAGCGCGGTCGCGAATACCAATAATGAGGAGACACCGATGAAACGTAAGGGCTTGTTTTTGCTGATCGGCTTGGCCCTGGGCGGCGTGGGTGCCGTTCACGCGCAGGAATCCGCTGACACCGCGGGTAACGGCTATGACGGCCGCTGGTACATCGCCCCGACGGTTGGCGGTTACTACAACGACACCGACCGCAACACCAACAGCCGCCAGGTCTATTACGGCCTCGGCTTCGGTAAGTTCATCTCCAACAACGCGTCGATCGACATCTTTGCCGATCGCACCAAGCGCGATAACGATGGCGTTGGCCACTGGTCGAACAACAGCTACGGCGTTGCCGCCCGCTTCTACGCTGGTGCGTGGGACAGCTGGCGTCCGTACCTGCTCGCCGGTGTGATGGGCTCGTACCACCACAACCCGTCGGACAACGGCTGGTCCCCGGCCGCCGAGCTCGGCGTCGGCGTGTCCAAGACCATCACCGACAGCTCGGACTTCCGCGTTGAAGCCGGCTACCGCTACGACTGGGACGACAAGACCAACGACCGTGAGAACGGCTACGGCGACTGGTTCCTTGGCTTCTCGATCGTCTCGCGCTTCGGCGAGCCGCCGGCTGCTCCGGCTCCGGCCGCTGCTCCGGCCCCGGCTGCTCCGGACTGCTCGACGCTCGACAGCGACGGCGACGGCGTGAACGATTGCGACGACAAGTGCCCGGCCACCCCGGCTGGCACGATCGTCGGCCCGGATGGTTGCCCGCAGAAGGTCGTCATCGACCTGCGCGGCGTCAACTTCAAGTTCGACCGTCCGAAGAAGGGCGAGACGAACATCGGTCCGACCCTGCAGGAGCCGACCAGCGAGTCGCTGGGCGTTCTCGACCAGGCTGTCGACACCCTGCAGCGTTACCCGCAGGTCAAGGTTACGGTTGCCGGTTACACGGATAGCGTCGGTAAGGACGCTTACAACCAGGGCCTGTCCGAGCGTCGCGCCAAGATCGTGTACGACTACCTGACCTCGCACGGCATCTCGGCTGACCGCCTGGAAGGCCCGATCGGTCACGGCGAGAACAACCCGATCGACACGAACGACACGGCCGAAGGCCGCGCTCGTAACCGTCGCACGGAACTGCAGGTTCAGCAGTAATCCAAGCAAGATCGGTAGCAACACAAAGGAGCCCGGCGAAAGCCGGGCTCTTTTTTTTGGTTCCTCCCAGGCTTTCGGGGCGCTGCGTGGATACATCGGTTCGTTCGCCGCAGCGCGACTGCCAATGTCCAGCGGCTGGAGCTACCGCTAGCTCGTGCGGTGAGGCCCGAGCCTTCGGTGTCCCCCCTCGCTGCTTCAGACAGGTCCTCCGCGTTCGAAAAGGAAGGCCGCTGGCGCGGCCCATGTACCTAGTGGCCTTCGGCCGCTCTCTTGTGCGGAACTCGCCTCGAGGGGAGACACCGAAGACTCCCGCGATGACTGGGGTTGCGTGCCGGGAGAGCCGCGGCGCTGCGAGCCCGTTACCGTCGTGCCTGCGAAGGCCGAGGCATCCAGCGACAACAGCAACAGCGAGAAAAAACCTTCCCCTGTCATGCGCGATGAACCTTTTTTGCCGACCAGGGCCGCCGCGCTGTTACCCTTCGGACGCATAGCCGTACGGACGTCCACAGGGGAAATCATGAGAGCTGCGTCAGTCCTTTTACTGATGGTCTCGCTTGTCTGTGCCGGATGCGTCACGCAGCAGGCGACGCCCGCACCGGTACTTACGGGGGACACCGCGCATCCTGCGGCGGCGTCAGGTTGGCTGCGCACCGAGCTGTATTTCGGGCTTAGCGGGGTAGACGGAAAGGGCGGGGTCGATGAGGCCGGCTGGCGTGCGTTTCTCGATCAGGAAGTCACGCCGCGCTTTCCCGCCGGGCTGACGGTCCTCGACGCCTATGGTCAATGGCAGGGTAGTGGGCAACCCGTGCCTGAGCGGCTTCGATCGAAGCTCGTCGTGCTGTTGCATCCGGACACGCCCGCCCAGCGACAGGCGATAGACGCCATCCGCGCGGCTTGGAAGGCGAAGACGGGCGATCAGTCCGTGCTGCGGGTGAGCCAGCCGGCCGAGGTGTCGTTCTGATGGCCGCCGACACTGCTCCGCGTCGACGTTTCGGCGGTGGCGACCTCAACGGGCTGCTTGGCCTGGTTGTGGACAACCTATCTCTGCTGGCCTTCATGGCCACCGCCCTTGTGGGCATCTTCGGCATGCCGGCGGATATCGTTTTCCGGCGCATGTTTCCCGGCACCGCGCTCGGCGTGCTGCTCGGCAATCTGGCGTACACGTGGATGGCCCGCCGTCTTGCGGCGCGCACGGGGCGAGAAGACGTCACCGCCATGCCGCTCGGTATCGATGCGCCAACGAGTATCGGCATGGCGCTGCTGGTGCTCGGGCCGGCGTTCGTCGGTTATCGCCAAGCAGGGCTTGACGACCTCGCGGCCGGCGAAGCCACCTGGCGGCTCGGCATGGCATCGCTGGTGGTGATGGGCCTGCTGAAATTCGTGCTCTCATTCTTCGGCGCCTGGGTACAGCGCTCCGTGCCGCGGGCGGGCTTGCTGGGTTCCATCGCTGGCATCGCGCTCGTGCTCATGGGATTTCTGCCCTTGGTCGAAATCATGCGCGTGCCGGTTGTCGGCTTCGCCGGGCTCGGCGTCGTGCTGTACGGTCTGGTCGCAAAGCGTCGCTTGCCGTTCGGCATGCCCGGCGTGCTGGGTGCGTTTCTGGTGGGCGTCGCGTTGTACTACGGACTTGGCCCTCTAGGCCTTCTTGGTACGGGATACCACGCGCCTGCGGCATGGCAATGGCGGCTCGGTTTCCCCTGGCCCACGCTCGGCTTCGTGCAGGGTTTGCCGGCGACGGTGCCGTATCTGCCGTTGATTCTCCCATTCGGCCTGTTGATGGTCGTCGGCGGCATCAACGTCACGGAAAGCGCTCGCGCCGCTGGCGACGACTACCGCACACGCGACATCCTTTTGGTCGAAGCCCTGGCAACGCTGGTCGCG includes:
- a CDS encoding bifunctional 2-methylcitrate dehydratase/aconitate hydratase, which encodes MSAHDIRSATRPDPDQPLVDIANYVADYKIDSQEAYDTARYMLLDSLACSALAMKFPDCVKHLGPVVPGAVLSGGVRVPFTSHELDPVQAAFAIGTQIRYLDFNDTWLAAEWGHPSDNLGAILSVADYLSRKAAKEGGAPLTVRDVLGYAIKAHEIQGCYALKNSFNRVGQDHVILVRLASTAVTTAMLGGGKDQITTAVSHSWIDNGALRTYRHAPNTGPRKSWAAGDACRRAVTHAINAVYRDVVGYPSALSAKTWGYYDVAFKGNAFEFERPFGSYVMENVLFKISFPAEFHAQTAVECAMQLHAQVGSRIDQIDKVVIETQEAGVRIIDKTGPLANYADRDHCIQYMVAVPLIFGRLTADDYNDSVAADPRIDALREKMTVVENKQFTKDYFDPEKRYIGNSVQVFFKDGTSTEKVSIDFPIGHRKRRAEGIPVLLKKFEAALRAEMPADHVEKVLAITASPEKLDAMPVHEFMTLFTA
- a CDS encoding OmpA family protein, giving the protein MKRKGLFLLIGLALGGVGAVHAQESADTAGNGYDGRWYIAPTVGGYYNDTDRNTNSRQVYYGLGFGKFISNNASIDIFADRTKRDNDGVGHWSNNSYGVAARFYAGAWDSWRPYLLAGVMGSYHHNPSDNGWSPAAELGVGVSKTITDSSDFRVEAGYRYDWDDKTNDRENGYGDWFLGFSIVSRFGEPPAAPAPAAAPAPAAPDCSTLDSDGDGVNDCDDKCPATPAGTIVGPDGCPQKVVIDLRGVNFKFDRPKKGETNIGPTLQEPTSESLGVLDQAVDTLQRYPQVKVTVAGYTDSVGKDAYNQGLSERRAKIVYDYLTSHGISADRLEGPIGHGENNPIDTNDTAEGRARNRRTELQVQQ
- a CDS encoding DUF3574 domain-containing protein — protein: MRAASVLLLMVSLVCAGCVTQQATPAPVLTGDTAHPAAASGWLRTELYFGLSGVDGKGGVDEAGWRAFLDQEVTPRFPAGLTVLDAYGQWQGSGQPVPERLRSKLVVLLHPDTPAQRQAIDAIRAAWKAKTGDQSVLRVSQPAEVSF